One Ranitomeya variabilis isolate aRanVar5 chromosome 4, aRanVar5.hap1, whole genome shotgun sequence genomic window, agtcaatttctcccctttttaactggtttcaggtgtgatttgtgcaccacatgcttgaaacaaagttgttagctcacaattttggaaaagtgccagtatttttgtctggaccattttggggttttgagtgaaattatggccaatttttctttttcttttgtgttgctccaatacgcacaaaagaaataaacgtgtataacaaaacatgtgtaattgcaataattttctcatagaaatacttcattttctggaacaatttcaagggtacctacacttttggccatgactgtatattccaATATTATTAGGCGTAAACAGTCTGGATTTTTCTGATGGTCAATAACAAAATGTTTGGATAGGCTATGGTTTAGTACTCCACGCCTAATGTTTTACCTGTGCTTGTTCAATACTGAATGTTGCAGCAAACATATTGAAGCATACCGTTGCACTTTAACAAATAACCAATAAAAGATGTGTTGCAATTTGGAAATTGGCTGACAGCCCACTGGTCCTAGATTGAAAGCTCTCGCACTCATGTATAAGCAATGCAGAGCATAAATACTTGGGGCACCCACAACGATAAACCCCTCCTCAGTCGGGAAACAAGGAGGATTTTGCCTCACAGTGGATATAAAAATGTTTGAGTTGTTTTGGACTCCAATGAATTTGTGAGAACATAACTCTCAATAGACACTTTATGTTCAAAGCAAAAAAGGGTGCTATAGGTGATCACCCCGGGAAGGACAATGATGGAACTAACATGAGTGGATTGTGAACTGACAAACTCTGAAAAATGTTTTTAGACATGTTGAGGTGAAGGTAAGGTTAAATTTTTATCCCCTACATCATCGGGGCAGTCACCTAGATACCTTCCACCATCTTCTGTTAAAGGAACGTAGATCTTTCTCCCATGATAAAAAAGGATAACTTTACCCCAGCGCTGCGCCAGGTTTTAAAGTCCTTGAGATCCAGTAATCACATGGTGAGCTTTTTGATGTCTAAAAAGGTGCCATTTTTGGATAAAACgtttcccgcattctgaacatgaaaaaggcttttcgcCTGTGTGAagtctctggtgcttaacaagaaTCGATTTCTGGTTAAattttttcccacattctgaacatgaaaacggtttctcacctgtgtggattctctggtgtttaacaagaTGCGATTTTCggataaaatatttcccacattctgaacagaaaaaaggcttctcccctgtgtgaattctctggtgcttaacaagatgcgatttctggttaaaatatttcccacattctgaacatgaatattgtttctcccctgtgtgatatcTCTGATGTGAGATAAgatttgatttctgtgtaaaacttctcccacattctgaacaggcaaaaggcttctcccctgtatgacttCTTTGGTGTATAGCAAGATGCGATTTCCGGATAAaatacttcccacattctgaacaggaaagaggctcctcccctgtgtgaattattaAATGTTTAACAAGATTTGCTTTCCggataaaatatttcccacattctgaacaagaaaaagatttctcccctgtgtgagttttctggtgctTAACAAGAGTCGATTTTcgattaaaatatttcccacattccgaacacaaatatagtttctcccctgtgtgagttgtcTGATGTGCGATAAgatttgatttctgtgtaaaacttctcccacattctgaacaggaaaaaggcttctcccccgtgtgagttctctggtgactaacaagatgaaatttcagaataaaacatttcccacattcggaacatgaatacggcttttcTCCAGTATGAATTCTCTCATGCCTAATAAGATCTGCTTTCCGGCTAAAATATTTCCCACAGTTGGAACAAGAAAATCCATTCTCctgtgtgtgaattttttgatgtttaacaAAAGACATTTTGAGGGGAAAAAGATTTCCGTATTCTGAATGTGAAGAGATCTTCTTTGCTTTAAGAGCAGTTtgtttaatgcctcttttgtgacatttatttttattagtagtctgtaatgaatcagaagataagACCTCTTTCATATTCTCAGATAATAGATCTTTACTgtaaagggatgatggtatatgtggtgtaatggcattcacttcaattgtatgctGGGTGATCTCAaggtcatctgatttaaaaattgaagatgtcagttgtccctctgatctcctggtaaaataatctgccaagaataaaaccagttatttttaataaaatatccctGATATTTATATTGTTGAACATTTCTACCTAAAATTTCCATAGAAATGGCAAGTTATGTAGTAACATTCAATTATTCACAAAAGGACAGTTCACAGTCTTATAGAACACATCATAGCATGAACCAGTAAAGCATGGTAATCAACTATTTGTTCATTTGACCTAAATATTGCAgtacaaagccagaaaaaatgtatactcatgtgttatggttctcaatggcaagagaacatagcccagcatacataggaactagctcttggaaggatggaaacttaaactgaccatgaactaaacctgccgcacaactaacagtagccgggtagcgtagcctgcgttttatccctagacgcccagcgccggccggaggactaactaatcctggcagaggaaaatatagtcctggctcacctctagagaaatttccccgaaaggcagacagaggcccccacatatattggcggtgatttaagatgaaaatgacaaacgtagtatgaaaataggtttagcaaaatcgaggtccgcttactagatagcaggaagacagaaagggtactttcatggtcagctgaaaaccctatcaatacaccatcctgaaattactttaagactctagtattaactcataacatcagagtggcaatttcagatcacaagagctttccagacacagaaacaaaactgcagctgtgaattggaacaaaatgcaaaaaacaaacaaggacaaaagtccgacttagctggaagttgtctggtagcaggaacatgcacagaaaggcttctgattacaatgttgaccggcatggaagtgacagaggagcaaggttaaatagcgactcccacatcctgatgggaacaggtgaacagaggggatgatgcacacaagttcaattccaccagtggccaccgggggagcccaaaatccaatttcacaacagtacccccccctcaaggagggggcaccgaaccctcaccagaaccaccagggcgatcaggatgagccctatgaaaggcacggaccagatcggaggcatgaacatcagaggcagtcacccaagaattatcctcctgaccgtatcccttccatttgaccagatactggagtttccgtctggaaacacgggagtccaagattttttccacaacgtactccaactcgccctcaaccaacaccggagcaggaggctcaacggaaggcacaaccggtacctcatacctgcgcaacaatgaccgatgaaaaacattatgaatagaaaaagatgcagggaggtccaaacggaaggacacagggttaagaatctccaatatcttgtacgggccgatgaaccgaggcttaaacttgggagaagaaaccctcatagggacaaaacgagaagacaaccacaccaagtccccgacacaaagccgaggaccaacccgacgccggcggttggcaaaaagctgagtcttctcctgggacaacttcaaattgtccaccacctgcccccaaatctgatgcaacctctccaccacagcatccactccaggacaatccgaagattccacctgaccggaggaaaatcgaggatgaaaccccgaattacagaaaaaaggagacaccaaggtggcagagctggcccgattattgagggcaaactccgctaaaggcaaaaaagcaacccaatcatcctgatctgcagacacaaaacacctcaaatatgtctccaaagtctgattcgtccgctcggtctggccattagtctgaggatggaaagcagacgagaaagacaaatctatgcccatcctagcacagaatgcccgccaaaatctagacacgaattgggttcctctgtcagaaacgatattctccggaataccatgcaaacgaaccacattttgaaaaaacagaggaaccaactcggaagaagaaggcaacttaggcaggggaaccaaatggaccatcttagagaaacggtcacacaccacccagatgacagacatcttctgagaaacaggaagatccgaaataaaatccatcgagatgtgcgtccaaggcctcttcgggataggcaagggcaacaacaatccactagcccgagaacaacaaggcttggcccgagcacaaacgtcacaagactgcacaaagcctcgtacatctcgtgacagggaaggccaccagaaggaccttgccaccaaatccctggtaccaaagattccaggatgacctgccaacgcagaagaatgaacctcagaaatgactttactggtccaatcatcaggaacaaacagtctaccaggtgggcaacgatcaggtctatccgcctgaaaatcctgcaaggcccgccgcaggtctggagaaacggcagacaatatcactccatccttaaggatacctgtaggttcagaattaccaggggagtcaggctcaaaactcctagaaagggcatccgccttaacattcttagaacccggtaggtatgacaccacaaaattaaaccgagagaaaaacaacgaccagcgcgcctgtctaggattcaggcgtctggcggactcaagataaattaaatttttgtggtcggtcaataccaccacctgatgtctagccccctcaagccaatgacgccactcctcaaaagcccacttcatggccaaaagctcccgattcccaatatcataattccgctcggcgggcgaaaatttacgagaaaaaaaagcacaaggtttcatcacggagcagtcggaacttctttgcgacaaaaccgccccagctccgatttcagaagcgtcgacctcaacctgaaaaggaagagcaacatcaggctgacgcaacacaggggcggaagaaaagcggcgcttaagctcccgaaaggcctccacagcagcaggggaccaatcagcaacatcagcacccttcttagtcaaatcagtcaatggtttaacaacatcagaaaaaccagcaataaatcgacgataaaagttagcaaagcccaaaaatttctgaagactcttaagagaagagggttgcgtccaatcacaaatagcccgaaccttgacaggatccatctcgatggaagagggggaaaaaatgtatcccaagaaggaaatcttttgaaccccaaaaacgcacttagaacccttcacacacaaggaattagaccgcaaaacctgaaaaaccctcctgacctgctggacatgagagtcccagtcatccgaaaaaatcagaatatcatccagatacacgatcataaatttatccaaataatcacggaaaatgtcatgcataaaggactgaaagactgaaggggcatttgaaaggccaaaaggcatcaccaaatactcaaagtggccctcgggcgtattaaatgcggttttccactcatccccctgcttaattcgcaccaaattatacgccccacggagatctatcttagagaaccacttggccccctttatgcgagcaaacaaatcagtcagcagtggcaacggatattgatatttaaccg contains:
- the LOC143766222 gene encoding uncharacterized protein LOC143766222 isoform X1 is translated as MMDLDRDKMGERILDLTLEILFRLTGEDYTVVKKTSSACCQAPGLERWGRPLSLITGPPPHTLIHEDINDQKILELTYKMIELLTGEVPIRCQDVAVYFSRAEWEYLEGHKDLYKDIMMEVPQPLTSPVLSGMRTKPERCPRPLLPQDCKHENPTVPQDQQGKGLTHINTKETYMRSEEQCYEEIPTYDHPDYFTRRSEGQLTSSIFKSDDLEITQHTIEVNAITPHIPSSLYSKDLLSENMKEVLSSDSLQTTNKNKCHKRGIKQTALKAKKISSHSEYGNLFPLKMSFVKHQKIHTQENGFSCSNCGKYFSRKADLIRHERIHTGEKPYSCSECGKCFILKFHLVSHQRTHTGEKPFSCSECGRSFTQKSNLIAHQTTHTGEKLYLCSECGKYFNRKSTLVKHQKTHTGEKSFSCSECGKYFIRKANLVKHLIIHTGEEPLSCSECGKYFIRKSHLAIHQRSHTGEKPFACSECGRSFTQKSNLISHQRYHTGEKQYSCSECGKYFNQKSHLVKHQRIHTGEKPFFCSECGKYFIRKSHLVKHQRIHTGEKPFSCSECGKKFNQKSILVKHQRLHTGEKPFSCSECGKRFIQKWHLFRHQKAHHVITGSQGL
- the LOC143766222 gene encoding uncharacterized protein LOC143766222 isoform X2 is translated as MMEVPQPLTSPVLSGMRTKPERCPRPLLPQDCKHENPTVPQDQQGKGLTHINTKETYMRSEEQCYEEIPTYDHPDYFTRRSEGQLTSSIFKSDDLEITQHTIEVNAITPHIPSSLYSKDLLSENMKEVLSSDSLQTTNKNKCHKRGIKQTALKAKKISSHSEYGNLFPLKMSFVKHQKIHTQENGFSCSNCGKYFSRKADLIRHERIHTGEKPYSCSECGKCFILKFHLVSHQRTHTGEKPFSCSECGRSFTQKSNLIAHQTTHTGEKLYLCSECGKYFNRKSTLVKHQKTHTGEKSFSCSECGKYFIRKANLVKHLIIHTGEEPLSCSECGKYFIRKSHLAIHQRSHTGEKPFACSECGRSFTQKSNLISHQRYHTGEKQYSCSECGKYFNQKSHLVKHQRIHTGEKPFFCSECGKYFIRKSHLVKHQRIHTGEKPFSCSECGKKFNQKSILVKHQRLHTGEKPFSCSECGKRFIQKWHLFRHQKAHHVITGSQGL